A genome region from Nocardia sp. NBC_00565 includes the following:
- a CDS encoding VanW family protein has translation MAEESSEWAGDSAPTEPLRTTRRAKAARPEASSSAGSERWQRRSSSEEPLQTSGLRSSIVKRIGIGVGALIAVLGLAYVADLVLSSGHVPRGVVVAGIEIGGKDTDAADAQLRTELGPRADQELPLQIGDVQTRLTPTTAGLAMDWDRTWARIGSQPLNPITRLTSLFTTHTVPVASTVDDNALDTQLTALRVHDRATVEGTIAFDGARAVAVPPVPGRVLDVPAARAALIDNWYLGALVDLPETAAPIAVRPEAVQQALHDIAEPAVRAPIVFAGKNNATGKLEPEQIASVLAFAPDGQGGLAATFKQDVVLGVLGPQLAPSEVEAKDATFALTGAKPTVVPAVIGDKINWAKTLEQLSALIVAPQERTGQAVYEKVDPKLTTEAANALGITEMMGQFTTSGFSGPSGVNIRVVARKVNGAIVKPGETFSLNDFTGPRGTAEGYVESGIIDHGRPSTAVGGGISQFATTLYNAAYFAGMEDAGHTEHSYYISRYPAAREATVFDGVIDLKFRNNGQTGVYIETSTTDSEVTVRLWGTKTVNVESITGEKTKPTEPTEIKLPKGKDCIATEGAPGFTISDTRVITDSKTGRQISRTTRTVKYDPIPVVKCE, from the coding sequence GTGGCGGAAGAGTCTTCGGAGTGGGCCGGTGATTCCGCGCCGACCGAGCCGCTGCGGACGACTCGGCGGGCGAAAGCGGCCCGGCCCGAGGCGTCGTCGTCGGCCGGGAGCGAGCGTTGGCAGCGGCGTAGCTCGTCCGAGGAACCACTGCAGACGAGCGGGCTGAGGTCATCGATCGTCAAGCGCATCGGGATCGGTGTCGGCGCGCTCATCGCGGTCCTCGGGCTGGCTTACGTTGCGGACCTTGTGCTTTCGTCGGGCCACGTGCCGCGCGGTGTCGTCGTCGCCGGCATCGAGATCGGTGGCAAGGACACCGACGCCGCGGACGCGCAACTGCGCACCGAACTCGGCCCACGCGCCGATCAGGAGCTGCCGTTGCAGATCGGCGATGTGCAGACCCGATTGACGCCCACCACCGCGGGCCTGGCGATGGATTGGGATCGCACCTGGGCTCGCATCGGTTCTCAGCCGCTCAATCCGATCACCCGGCTGACCTCGCTGTTCACCACCCACACCGTGCCCGTCGCCAGCACTGTCGACGACAATGCGCTCGATACCCAGCTGACTGCGCTGCGCGTGCACGACCGCGCGACGGTCGAGGGCACCATCGCCTTCGACGGCGCTCGCGCGGTCGCCGTGCCGCCGGTGCCCGGCCGGGTCCTCGATGTCCCCGCCGCGCGCGCCGCGCTCATCGACAACTGGTACCTCGGCGCGCTGGTGGATCTCCCGGAGACCGCCGCGCCCATCGCCGTGCGCCCGGAGGCGGTCCAGCAGGCCTTGCACGATATCGCCGAACCGGCCGTGCGCGCGCCGATTGTCTTCGCGGGCAAGAACAATGCGACCGGCAAGCTGGAACCGGAGCAGATCGCATCCGTGCTGGCCTTCGCCCCCGATGGCCAGGGTGGTCTCGCCGCGACCTTCAAACAGGATGTGGTCCTCGGCGTGCTCGGCCCACAACTCGCACCCTCGGAAGTCGAGGCCAAGGATGCGACCTTCGCGCTGACCGGGGCGAAACCCACTGTGGTACCGGCCGTTATCGGCGACAAGATCAATTGGGCGAAGACATTGGAGCAGTTGTCCGCGCTGATCGTCGCGCCACAGGAGCGCACCGGGCAGGCGGTCTACGAGAAGGTGGATCCCAAGCTCACCACCGAGGCCGCGAACGCACTCGGTATCACCGAGATGATGGGGCAATTCACCACCAGCGGTTTCAGCGGCCCGTCCGGCGTGAACATCCGAGTGGTCGCCCGCAAGGTGAACGGCGCCATCGTCAAACCAGGAGAAACGTTCTCGCTCAATGACTTCACCGGCCCCCGCGGCACCGCCGAGGGCTACGTCGAATCCGGCATCATCGACCACGGTCGCCCGAGCACCGCGGTCGGCGGCGGCATCAGCCAATTCGCCACCACGCTCTACAACGCCGCCTATTTCGCGGGCATGGAGGACGCGGGCCACACCGAGCACAGCTACTACATCTCGCGCTACCCGGCGGCACGCGAGGCCACCGTCTTCGACGGCGTCATCGACCTCAAATTCCGCAACAACGGCCAAACCGGTGTCTACATCGAGACTTCGACCACCGACTCCGAGGTGACCGTCCGCCTCTGGGGTACCAAGACCGTCAACGTCGAATCCATTACCGGCGAAAAGACCAAGCCCACCGAGCCCACCGAGATCAAACTCCCCAAGGGCAAGGACTGCATCGCCACCGAAGGCGCCCCCGGCTTCACCATCTCCGACACCCGAGTCATCACCGACAGCAAAACCGGCCGCCAGATCTCTCGCACCACCCGCACCGTCAAGTACGACCCCATCCCAGTCGTGAAGTGCGAGTAG
- a CDS encoding heme-binding protein, with translation MSGTPRLPGLKLAEADWLVQTALAVGAERGFPPLAVAVVDVAGAVIVLRRSDGGMPMTSRIAVAKARTALLALQPSGLINLPGGIVDSIQHLYGGDFVPWAGGVLVTDGELILGAAGASGAHAVEDEEAVQTAVQRWQENRSVDSQK, from the coding sequence ATGTCTGGTACTCCACGCCTTCCCGGGTTGAAGTTGGCCGAGGCGGATTGGTTGGTGCAAACGGCGTTGGCGGTCGGTGCGGAGCGAGGTTTCCCTCCGCTGGCGGTGGCCGTTGTCGACGTTGCCGGAGCGGTGATCGTCCTGCGGCGCAGCGATGGCGGTATGCCCATGACCAGCCGAATTGCAGTGGCCAAGGCGCGCACTGCGCTGCTTGCACTGCAGCCCTCCGGCCTGATCAACCTCCCCGGGGGAATCGTCGACAGCATCCAGCACCTCTACGGCGGCGACTTCGTCCCGTGGGCGGGCGGTGTTCTGGTTACCGACGGTGAGTTGATCCTCGGTGCCGCAGGCGCATCCGGTGCCCATGCTGTCGAAGACGAAGAGGCCGTGCAAACGGCAGTGCAGCGGTGGCAGGAGAACCGTTCCGTCGATAGCCAAAAGTAA
- a CDS encoding acyl-CoA dehydrogenase → MGHYKSNVRDLEFNLFEVLGLGSLLDGDAYGDLDTETVKEMLNEVRRLAEGPLADSFVDGDRNPPTFDPATHTVTLPESFKKSYRALEDAGWAKVGVREELGGLAAPSAVTWALSEMVLGANPPAQMYAAGAGFAQVFYNNGTDEQKKWAQIIADRNWGATMVLTEPDAGSDVGAGRTKAVQQEDGSWHIEGVKRFITSGDSDDLFENIMHLVLARPEGAGPGTKGLSLFYVPKWHFDFDTQTLGDRNGAFVTNVEHKMGIKVSATCEVTFGGHGVPAKGWLVGEVHNGIAQMFDVIENARMMVGTKAIATLSTGYLNALDYAKQRVQGADLTQMTDKAAPRVTITHHPDVRRSLALQKAYAEGLRAIYLYTAAHQDADIAQLVSGADADTAFRVNDLLLPIVKGVGSERAYQYLTESLQTFGGSGFLQDYPIEQYIRDAKIDSLYEGTTAIQAQDFFFRKIARDRGVALAHVAGQVQKFIESEAGNGRLKAERKLLATALEDVQAMAATLTGHLMGAQENPSELYKVGLGSVRFLMAVGDLLIGWQLLRGAEVATKALDNGATGADESFYQGKVAVAQFFARNVLPELTSTRAILSNLDNDIMELDEAAF, encoded by the coding sequence ATGGGCCACTACAAGAGCAACGTCCGCGACCTGGAGTTCAACCTCTTCGAGGTGCTCGGCCTCGGCTCGCTCCTCGACGGCGACGCATACGGCGATCTCGACACCGAGACCGTCAAGGAGATGCTCAACGAAGTGCGTCGCCTGGCCGAGGGTCCACTGGCCGATTCGTTCGTCGACGGTGACCGCAACCCGCCGACCTTCGATCCCGCGACCCACACGGTCACCCTCCCCGAGTCGTTCAAGAAGTCCTACCGCGCGCTCGAAGACGCCGGCTGGGCCAAGGTCGGCGTCCGCGAGGAGCTGGGCGGCCTCGCCGCGCCGAGCGCGGTCACGTGGGCGCTTAGCGAGATGGTCCTCGGCGCCAACCCCCCGGCCCAGATGTACGCCGCGGGTGCGGGCTTCGCGCAGGTCTTCTACAACAACGGCACCGATGAGCAGAAGAAGTGGGCTCAGATCATCGCCGATCGCAACTGGGGCGCCACCATGGTGCTGACCGAGCCGGACGCCGGTTCCGACGTCGGCGCCGGCCGCACCAAGGCGGTCCAGCAGGAGGACGGTTCCTGGCACATCGAGGGCGTCAAGCGCTTCATCACCTCGGGTGATTCCGACGACCTGTTCGAGAACATCATGCATCTGGTGCTGGCCCGCCCCGAGGGCGCGGGACCGGGTACCAAGGGCCTGTCGCTGTTCTACGTGCCGAAGTGGCACTTCGACTTCGATACCCAGACCCTGGGCGACCGCAACGGTGCCTTCGTCACCAATGTCGAGCACAAGATGGGCATCAAGGTCTCGGCCACCTGTGAGGTCACCTTCGGCGGCCACGGCGTGCCCGCCAAGGGCTGGCTGGTCGGCGAGGTGCACAACGGCATCGCGCAGATGTTCGACGTGATCGAGAACGCGCGCATGATGGTGGGCACCAAGGCCATCGCCACCCTGTCGACCGGTTACCTGAACGCACTGGACTACGCCAAGCAGCGCGTCCAGGGTGCGGACCTGACCCAGATGACCGACAAGGCCGCCCCGCGCGTCACCATCACCCACCACCCGGACGTGCGTCGCTCGCTGGCCCTGCAAAAGGCCTACGCCGAGGGCCTGCGCGCCATCTACCTCTACACCGCCGCGCACCAGGATGCCGATATCGCGCAGCTGGTTTCCGGCGCCGATGCGGACACGGCCTTCCGCGTCAACGATCTGCTGCTGCCGATCGTCAAGGGTGTCGGTTCCGAGCGGGCCTACCAGTACCTGACCGAATCGCTGCAGACCTTCGGCGGCTCGGGCTTCCTGCAGGACTACCCGATCGAGCAGTACATCCGCGACGCGAAGATCGACTCGCTCTACGAGGGCACCACCGCGATTCAGGCGCAGGACTTCTTCTTCCGCAAGATCGCCCGTGACCGCGGCGTCGCGCTGGCCCACGTGGCCGGTCAGGTGCAGAAGTTCATCGAGTCGGAGGCTGGCAACGGTCGCCTCAAGGCCGAGCGCAAGCTGCTGGCCACCGCGCTCGAGGATGTGCAGGCCATGGCCGCCACCCTGACCGGACACCTGATGGGCGCTCAGGAGAACCCGTCGGAGCTGTACAAGGTCGGTCTCGGCTCGGTGCGCTTCCTGATGGCGGTCGGCGACCTGCTGATCGGCTGGCAGCTGCTGCGTGGTGCCGAGGTCGCGACCAAGGCCCTCGACAATGGCGCGACCGGTGCTGACGAGTCGTTCTACCAGGGCAAGGTCGCCGTCGCACAGTTCTTCGCCCGCAACGTGCTGCCCGAGCTGACCTCGACTCGCGCCATCCTGTCGAACCTGGACAACGACATTATGGAGCTGGACGAAGCGGCGTTCTGA
- a CDS encoding class I SAM-dependent methyltransferase, with translation MDATDWDTRYAQSELVWGAPPNSTVVEHVYGLERVAPVVPNTPDGDSPGLPRALDLASGEGRNALWLATHGWQVHAVDYSQVGIDKGRTIATRLSRSVRSRISWQCADVTDLDSAGITGPYELVLMVFLQLRAEQRRPLVRRLADLLAPGGTLLILGHDSTNLTDGYGGPQDPSVLFTPDDIIADLGPDADRIRVRIADRIFRPTEERDAIDALVIATKPAPAPVAIEPESSTA, from the coding sequence ATGGACGCGACCGATTGGGATACGCGGTATGCGCAGAGTGAATTGGTTTGGGGCGCACCGCCGAACAGCACCGTTGTGGAGCATGTATACGGGCTGGAGCGGGTCGCTCCGGTGGTGCCGAACACCCCGGATGGCGATTCGCCCGGTCTGCCGCGTGCCCTCGACCTCGCCAGCGGCGAAGGGCGCAATGCCTTATGGCTGGCCACCCACGGCTGGCAGGTGCACGCCGTTGATTACTCACAGGTGGGGATCGACAAGGGGCGGACCATCGCCACTCGGCTCTCCCGGTCGGTTCGTAGTCGCATCAGCTGGCAGTGTGCCGACGTCACCGATCTGGATTCGGCGGGCATCACCGGACCGTACGAACTCGTGCTGATGGTCTTCCTGCAGCTGCGCGCCGAACAACGCCGCCCGCTGGTCCGCCGCCTCGCCGATCTGCTCGCCCCCGGCGGCACCCTGCTGATCCTCGGCCACGACAGCACCAACCTCACCGACGGCTACGGCGGCCCGCAGGACCCATCGGTCCTGTTCACCCCCGACGACATCATCGCCGACCTCGGCCCCGACGCCGACCGCATCCGGGTCCGTATCGCCGACCGCATCTTCCGCCCCACCGAGGAGCGTGACGCCATCGACGCCCTGGTCATAGCCACCAAACCAGCACCTGCCCCGGTAGCTATCGAGCCCGAATCCTCAACCGCCTAA
- a CDS encoding erythromycin esterase family protein translates to MDASATSSDSLIATTGLHEWLLAHGRPIADTYANSSGSDLAALTERLGSATVVGLGESTRFSRQTFGVRERVFRVLVEGYGYRALAVQDSARSGERLDAFVRTGTGDPESVLAGAWRPTRTAEMAAALRWIRAYNESHPDDPVRIFGVEPPRAEPSDYDVVLDYLRRHAPDRSAAIEAHLTPIRTAHQVDEHVQRHQGIHPGRPFAENARDALALFKTLPATTEFENALTHLRLIVEFHEKSVAGQGGFARDERPAADRVIEWHRDTGAKIAYWDGIAHTAAIALGDGPAQTSEFRGTGSYLRAHFGARYASVAIGFHHGDLGMAVAPPPRPDLVDATLGTVDLPAFYVDLHSPATESVSQWLHGPAKLRTISGIYDPAKDATANTAVRSLIHAFDVLVHIRETSPVQWLPQAAT, encoded by the coding sequence ATGGACGCCAGCGCCACATCGAGTGATTCACTCATCGCCACTACGGGGTTGCACGAATGGCTGCTCGCTCACGGGCGGCCGATAGCCGATACCTATGCGAACAGCAGTGGGTCGGATCTTGCGGCGCTGACCGAGCGGCTCGGGTCCGCGACGGTGGTCGGGTTGGGTGAGTCGACCCGGTTCTCGCGGCAAACCTTCGGGGTGCGCGAGCGAGTGTTCCGTGTGCTGGTCGAGGGATACGGATATCGGGCGCTCGCGGTGCAGGACAGTGCGCGTTCCGGCGAGCGGCTCGATGCTTTTGTGCGCACCGGCACGGGTGATCCCGAATCGGTGCTCGCGGGTGCCTGGCGGCCGACGCGGACCGCCGAGATGGCGGCGGCGCTGCGGTGGATCCGCGCGTACAACGAATCGCACCCAGATGATCCGGTTCGGATCTTCGGCGTCGAACCGCCGCGTGCGGAACCGTCGGACTACGACGTGGTCCTGGATTACCTGCGCAGGCACGCGCCGGATCGCTCGGCCGCCATCGAAGCCCACCTCACCCCGATCCGCACCGCACACCAGGTGGACGAACATGTCCAGCGCCACCAGGGAATTCACCCCGGCCGCCCCTTCGCCGAGAACGCCCGCGACGCGCTCGCACTCTTCAAAACACTCCCTGCGACAACGGAATTCGAGAACGCACTGACACATCTGCGACTCATCGTCGAGTTCCACGAGAAGAGCGTCGCCGGACAGGGCGGTTTCGCGCGCGACGAACGCCCCGCGGCGGACCGGGTCATCGAATGGCACCGCGACACGGGCGCGAAGATCGCATATTGGGACGGCATCGCCCACACCGCCGCCATCGCGCTCGGCGACGGCCCGGCGCAGACCTCCGAGTTCCGCGGCACGGGCAGTTACTTGCGTGCGCACTTCGGCGCGCGGTATGCGTCCGTGGCCATCGGCTTCCACCACGGCGACCTCGGTATGGCGGTGGCCCCGCCGCCCCGGCCGGACTTGGTCGACGCCACGCTCGGCACCGTGGATCTACCCGCCTTCTACGTGGACTTGCACAGCCCCGCAACAGAATCGGTCAGCCAGTGGTTACACGGCCCCGCGAAGCTCCGCACAATCAGCGGCATCTACGACCCCGCCAAGGACGCCACCGCGAACACCGCCGTGCGATCCCTCATACACGCGTTCGACGTGCTCGTCCACATCCGCGAGACCTCGCCCGTGCAATGGTTGCCCCAAGCGGCCACCTAA
- a CDS encoding crotonase/enoyl-CoA hydratase family protein: MGSNIALRFDGDRAYVTLDRPEKHNGLTLDMLRDLITTAHTIADRKDVRAVILSGNGPSFSSGLDVAKATSDPLAIVRNFIPLPWRGTNTFQEACWAWRRLSVPVIAAVHGRCYGGGLQIALAADIRFATPDAQFSVMEAKHGLVPDMTGAATLSRLIGVDKALLLTMTADTVDAAYAERIGLVTEVTADPVAAAEKLADRIATRSPHAVAGAKRLFDRSWHASARRTFAIERATQLPLILRMATSRSN; encoded by the coding sequence ATGGGCTCTAACATCGCGCTGCGGTTCGACGGCGACCGCGCCTACGTCACGCTCGACCGGCCGGAAAAGCACAACGGCCTCACCCTCGACATGCTCCGCGACCTGATCACGACCGCGCACACCATCGCCGATCGCAAGGATGTCCGCGCGGTCATCCTGTCCGGCAACGGCCCGAGTTTCAGCAGTGGACTCGACGTCGCCAAGGCGACCAGCGATCCGCTCGCTATCGTGCGCAATTTCATCCCGCTGCCCTGGCGCGGCACCAACACATTTCAGGAAGCGTGCTGGGCTTGGCGTCGGCTTTCGGTGCCGGTGATCGCGGCGGTGCACGGACGCTGCTACGGCGGCGGCCTGCAGATCGCGCTGGCCGCCGATATCCGCTTCGCGACTCCGGACGCGCAGTTCTCGGTAATGGAGGCCAAGCACGGCCTGGTCCCGGATATGACCGGCGCGGCAACGCTGTCCCGCCTGATCGGCGTCGACAAGGCACTGCTGCTGACCATGACCGCCGACACGGTGGACGCCGCCTATGCCGAGCGGATCGGACTGGTCACCGAGGTGACCGCGGACCCGGTCGCGGCGGCGGAAAAGCTCGCCGATCGCATCGCGACCCGCTCCCCGCATGCGGTCGCCGGGGCCAAACGACTCTTCGATCGCTCCTGGCACGCCTCGGCCCGACGCACCTTCGCTATCGAGCGGGCGACCCAGCTGCCATTGATTCTACGAATGGCGACCTCTCGCAGCAATTGA
- a CDS encoding DUF4185 domain-containing protein — MNRSLSAFTRAGVLTAALAVALAGPAVADPNIVIPIPGINPIPGINGQPRGLPRLPGVTQAVFQMTGMDSPNRTQNVNVLGTDLGIMWDDGGGRMLTAFGDSAGLGFRNLLVGSVWAWSSQVLFQSNTKDPSHGISFDGVVSNNPLPSPKIPGIEISLIPTAGISVGGVQYMSLMSVADWGEHGKWDTNFSTLAASGDGGRSWAPLTTTRRANVDGHQNFQQNAFLKDDGYVYRYGTAAGRQHPGFVSRAKESDIANIDLYEYWDGKEWKPDAKVAAPILDGVAELSVMWNDHLGKFVMLTTDANNSVVMRSAPKPEGPWSEPQVLVDGPTLPSAYAPMIFPYQTGSDLYFLLSVYNQYNVLLMKTPL; from the coding sequence ATGAACCGATCGCTGTCCGCATTCACCAGAGCCGGTGTTCTCACCGCCGCTCTCGCCGTGGCATTGGCCGGACCGGCCGTCGCCGATCCGAATATCGTGATCCCCATTCCCGGCATCAACCCCATTCCGGGCATCAATGGCCAGCCGCGAGGTCTGCCTCGGCTACCGGGGGTGACCCAGGCGGTCTTCCAGATGACCGGCATGGACAGCCCCAATCGCACCCAGAACGTCAATGTGCTCGGCACCGACCTCGGCATCATGTGGGACGACGGCGGCGGCCGGATGCTCACCGCCTTCGGTGACAGCGCGGGCCTGGGCTTCCGGAATCTGCTCGTGGGCAGCGTGTGGGCATGGAGCAGCCAGGTGCTGTTCCAGAGCAACACCAAGGATCCGTCGCACGGGATTTCGTTCGACGGCGTCGTGAGCAATAATCCGCTGCCCAGTCCGAAGATTCCCGGCATCGAGATCAGTCTCATTCCGACAGCGGGCATTTCGGTCGGCGGCGTGCAGTACATGAGCCTGATGTCGGTGGCCGACTGGGGTGAACACGGCAAGTGGGATACCAACTTCTCCACCCTCGCCGCCTCCGGTGACGGTGGGCGCAGCTGGGCACCGTTGACCACCACCCGACGCGCGAATGTGGACGGGCATCAGAACTTTCAACAGAACGCCTTCCTGAAGGACGACGGTTACGTCTACCGCTACGGCACGGCCGCCGGCCGGCAGCATCCCGGATTCGTCTCGCGGGCAAAGGAATCCGATATCGCGAATATCGATCTCTACGAGTACTGGGACGGCAAGGAGTGGAAGCCCGACGCCAAAGTCGCCGCCCCGATCCTCGACGGCGTCGCCGAGCTGTCGGTGATGTGGAACGACCATCTCGGCAAGTTCGTGATGCTGACCACGGATGCGAACAATTCGGTGGTCATGCGCAGCGCACCGAAGCCGGAGGGGCCGTGGAGTGAGCCGCAGGTGCTGGTCGATGGGCCCACACTGCCGAGTGCCTACGCGCCGATGATCTTTCCCTACCAAACCGGCAGTGATCTGTACTTCTTGCTTTCGGTGTACAACCAGTACAACGTGCTGCTGATGAAAACGCCGCTGTAG
- a CDS encoding DUF4185 domain-containing protein yields the protein MNKTASALLSAVAGASALILVATTPAEANPNAINPIPVLNGTSGLPNLAGRTRAVFQVTGMASPNNTQSYNVLGTDLGIMWDNGNGEMLTAFGDTAGLGLPNLLAGSFWAWRSNILVRSHTHDPSTGIFFDSVVRDIVGQARDLIPSPKIPFVEISRIPTAGISAGGVQYMSLMSVQSWDDVGQWTTNFSGLAASGDNGETWGELPATRRPNDGGNANFQMNAFLKNGGFVYEYGTPSGRNKAAYVARVREGDIANLGEYEYWDGEHWSRRGDVNAAAPIMGGVGEISVMYNEYLGQFISLTTDPFNSVVMRRAASPEGPWSAPEVLIDTRELPAAYAPSIFPYQTGRDLYFVTTVHTQYNVVLMRTTL from the coding sequence TTGAACAAGACCGCATCTGCCTTGCTATCGGCAGTGGCCGGAGCCTCGGCCTTGATCCTGGTAGCGACTACCCCCGCCGAGGCAAACCCAAACGCGATCAATCCGATTCCGGTACTCAACGGCACCAGCGGTCTCCCCAATCTCGCCGGGCGGACCAGGGCCGTGTTCCAGGTGACCGGCATGGCCAGCCCGAACAACACCCAGAGCTACAACGTGCTCGGCACCGATCTCGGCATCATGTGGGACAACGGGAACGGCGAGATGCTCACCGCGTTCGGCGATACCGCAGGCCTGGGCCTCCCGAACCTGCTCGCGGGCAGTTTCTGGGCGTGGCGCAGCAATATTCTGGTGCGCAGCCACACCCACGATCCGTCCACCGGCATCTTCTTCGACAGCGTCGTGCGCGATATCGTCGGCCAGGCGCGTGACCTGATCCCCAGCCCGAAGATCCCGTTCGTGGAGATCAGCCGCATCCCGACCGCGGGCATCTCGGCCGGCGGCGTCCAGTACATGAGCCTGATGTCGGTGCAGAGCTGGGACGATGTCGGGCAGTGGACCACCAACTTCTCCGGGCTCGCCGCCTCCGGCGATAACGGGGAGACCTGGGGCGAACTGCCCGCCACCCGCCGCCCGAACGACGGCGGGAACGCCAACTTCCAGATGAACGCATTCCTCAAGAACGGCGGGTTCGTCTACGAGTACGGCACCCCATCCGGGCGCAACAAGGCGGCGTACGTCGCGCGGGTACGCGAGGGCGATATCGCGAATCTGGGCGAATACGAGTACTGGGACGGCGAGCACTGGAGCAGGAGGGGCGATGTCAACGCCGCGGCGCCGATCATGGGCGGCGTCGGCGAGATATCGGTGATGTACAACGAGTACCTCGGACAGTTCATCTCGCTCACCACCGATCCGTTCAATTCGGTGGTCATGCGTCGGGCCGCATCGCCCGAGGGGCCGTGGAGCGCGCCCGAGGTGCTGATCGATACCCGCGAGCTGCCCGCCGCGTACGCGCCGTCGATCTTCCCGTATCAAACCGGGCGCGATCTCTACTTCGTCACCACGGTCCACACCCAATACAACGTGGTGCTGATGCGTACGACGCTTTAG
- a CDS encoding alpha/beta fold hydrolase yields the protein MATYVLIPGMCHGGWTFEPITEQLRRRGHRVYPMTLTGLAERSHLLNATVNLETHIQDVVNLLVAEDIEDAVLVGHSYGAMVITAAADRLPERVDSLVYLDAMVPRDGDSCWSLVTDQERQWYLDVAETGYVVRPLPFFDTRATGHPLASVLQAVRLTGDLGRFRRRDYVYATGWDGESPFTTFYQRFQADPQWHAHALDSKHNLMRDAPEKLLAILLEDR from the coding sequence TTGGCGACCTACGTTCTCATTCCCGGCATGTGCCATGGCGGATGGACCTTCGAGCCGATCACCGAACAACTCCGACGCCGCGGCCATCGGGTGTACCCGATGACGCTGACCGGACTCGCCGAGCGCAGCCACCTGCTGAACGCGACGGTTAACCTCGAAACGCATATCCAGGATGTGGTGAACCTGCTGGTTGCCGAGGATATCGAGGATGCGGTGCTGGTCGGTCACAGTTACGGCGCAATGGTGATCACCGCGGCCGCGGATCGGCTGCCCGAGCGGGTGGACTCGCTGGTCTATCTGGATGCCATGGTGCCGCGGGACGGCGATTCCTGCTGGAGTCTCGTCACCGATCAGGAACGACAGTGGTACCTGGATGTGGCGGAAACGGGCTATGTGGTGCGGCCATTGCCTTTCTTCGACACGCGAGCCACGGGTCATCCGCTCGCGTCGGTGCTACAAGCGGTTCGCCTGACCGGCGACCTCGGCCGGTTCCGGCGCCGGGACTACGTGTACGCGACGGGGTGGGATGGCGAGTCGCCCTTCACGACCTTCTACCAGCGGTTCCAGGCCGACCCGCAGTGGCATGCGCATGCGCTGGACAGCAAACACAACCTGATGCGGGACGCGCCCGAGAAACTGCTGGCGATCCTGCTCGAGGACCGGTGA
- a CDS encoding alpha/beta hydrolase family protein, with amino-acid sequence MRIETSAGPAEIELDKPRKAAFLLLLTHGSGGGVDAKDLLAVRDCAYELGGAVARVVQPYRVAGRRAPGSAIKQDEAWLEIVADLRRRVRKVPLIQGGRSNGARVACRTAIAADARGVLALSFPLHPPGKPEKTRREELLATGDIEVVVINGANDPFGIPDPADAAEVRIIPGQPHSFRSGFDVIAETAKPWLERWSS; translated from the coding sequence GTGCGAATCGAGACGAGCGCCGGGCCCGCCGAGATCGAGCTCGACAAGCCGCGCAAGGCGGCGTTCCTGCTGCTGCTCACGCACGGATCCGGCGGCGGTGTAGACGCGAAAGATCTGCTCGCGGTGCGGGACTGTGCCTATGAACTGGGTGGCGCGGTGGCGCGGGTGGTGCAGCCGTATCGGGTCGCCGGTCGGCGGGCGCCCGGCTCGGCGATCAAGCAGGACGAGGCGTGGTTGGAGATCGTCGCCGACCTGCGTCGTCGCGTGCGGAAGGTTCCGCTGATCCAAGGCGGACGCAGCAACGGTGCCCGAGTCGCCTGCCGCACCGCCATCGCCGCCGACGCCCGCGGAGTACTCGCGCTGTCGTTTCCACTGCATCCGCCGGGTAAGCCGGAGAAGACGAGGCGCGAGGAACTGCTCGCGACGGGCGATATCGAGGTCGTTGTGATCAACGGCGCGAACGACCCATTCGGCATCCCCGACCCCGCCGACGCCGCCGAGGTGCGGATTATCCCAGGTCAGCCGCACTCCTTCCGATCCGGATTCGACGTCATCGCGGAGACGGCCAAGCCTTGGTTGGAGCGCTGGAGCTCATAA